One segment of Candidatus Binatia bacterium DNA contains the following:
- a CDS encoding lysylphosphatidylglycerol synthase transmembrane domain-containing protein — protein MQAISPKSSSPLIRQPWFWLGIGLSLLCLWLAVRSVSLVELKDSLSSARYLWLLPAVLLILSTVATPAQRWVVLLDQRERLLDSFCAQGLGFLFTNILPLRLGEPARVLAMSRRCRLPVMQVAASAVVERLLDAATNVLILAALLPRLEVPGIVRGAGLSLAALSLSGIAVLSLLVRFDHCSEARFLLRRFTLFPIEKLLARWKELVTGFAPLTRWRTALQVSFWSLTTWALVIASYWCVLRAFQPDGSVVEAAMMTVTLSFAVAVPSSPGFVGIFQFAGQQALMLPFGTKYDAASALAITLTAHMAYYVPTTALGLIGLWRLGESFLNLGRGLGMAQRRLESSS, from the coding sequence GTGCAAGCCATCAGCCCTAAATCCAGTTCGCCGCTAATCCGCCAGCCCTGGTTTTGGCTGGGGATAGGCTTAAGCCTGCTCTGCTTGTGGCTTGCCGTGCGCAGCGTTTCTCTGGTTGAGTTGAAAGACTCGCTCAGCTCGGCGCGCTACCTTTGGTTGTTGCCCGCCGTTCTGTTGATCTTGTCGACCGTGGCGACGCCCGCTCAACGGTGGGTCGTGCTGCTGGATCAAAGAGAGCGCCTGTTGGATTCCTTTTGCGCGCAGGGACTGGGATTTTTGTTCACCAATATCCTTCCGCTACGCCTCGGCGAGCCGGCGCGGGTCTTGGCGATGTCCAGACGCTGCCGCTTGCCGGTCATGCAGGTGGCCGCCTCCGCCGTCGTTGAAAGGCTGCTCGATGCTGCAACCAACGTGCTGATTTTGGCCGCGCTGCTGCCCCGGCTCGAGGTGCCCGGCATTGTCCGAGGAGCCGGCCTGTCCCTGGCGGCGCTGAGCTTATCGGGCATCGCCGTTTTGTCGCTGCTCGTGCGTTTCGACCATTGCAGCGAGGCCCGATTTCTCCTCCGGCGTTTTACGTTATTTCCGATCGAAAAGTTGCTCGCGCGCTGGAAAGAACTTGTTACCGGCTTCGCTCCTTTGACCCGCTGGCGGACCGCGCTGCAAGTTTCGTTCTGGTCGCTCACGACGTGGGCTTTAGTCATCGCGTCTTATTGGTGCGTGCTGCGCGCGTTCCAACCCGATGGCAGCGTCGTCGAAGCCGCGATGATGACGGTGACGCTGTCATTCGCCGTCGCCGTGCCCTCGAGCCCCGGCTTCGTCGGGATCTTCCAGTTCGCCGGACAGCAGGCGTTGATGCTGCCTTTCGGCACAAAATACGACGCCGCGAGCGCGCTCGCCATAACTCTTACGGCGCACATGGCGTATTACGTGCCGACCACGGCGTTGGGATTGATCGGGTTATGGCGGTTGGGAGAATCGTTTCTCAATCTCGGCCGGGGCCTCGGAATGGCGCAACGACGCTTAGAAAGCAGCAGTTGA
- a CDS encoding tetratricopeptide repeat protein, with the protein MIVTLPAGRKFTCLFLALLALGVAVSYSDSLGVGFYFDDTYGIANNPAIRSLKNIPSFFVDPRAVWTEPTQVDLRPVLLITYAVNYAVSGLQPWSYHVLNLILHFIASWLVFIIVRDHLWRFEFPHRGEPAEPWPASERGPDGAARIPAAAAALFFALAPLNSQPVNYIWARSALLCVTLYLGAFLALLSRRWILGSALFVLALLTKAIAVTLPLVFLIHDFVYRDRSRYPTIKSYAAGWRRLSAPLALLAALAVAYVGYRKFFLPDWAAATRHAFGVTPAIWFMSQWSALLYYVRLFLWPDGLSADHDFPLTTSLLAVRAWGALAVLLAWAGLALAAMRRHPQVTFATAWFFVTLAPESSFAPLAEVINDHRPYIASSLGLAVLLAWSIERAAVFLFAERQTQRQLAFITVSLILCVAAVPVNRHRTWQWLDPLRMWEDTTRKSPNNSRAWMNAGLQYMTRGDLVSARRLYERAKEISPQYAFVRMNLSVLEAHEGNLDKALAEAEEAVRLRPDLSLTHFYLGQALKKMGRTAEAAAAYKHAIQLDPRYKEAKEALALIEKSDGQSESALMAAGLYALNNRRDPQAAVVEFRKVLERNPKHYGATFQLARALDRAGKPKEAHPLWEKVLAMAQNYNDKETAETARARLVRSDVMQLAQPETMKKGLDLLYTRRDADAAAGEFRKILEQNPNHYGATFQLATALDRAGKTKQARPLWEKMLKLAEAAKDQETAKTAKDRLASGP; encoded by the coding sequence ATGATCGTAACCCTTCCCGCCGGACGAAAATTTACCTGTCTGTTTCTCGCCTTGCTCGCGCTTGGCGTCGCCGTCTCCTACTCGGACAGTCTCGGCGTCGGTTTCTATTTCGACGACACTTACGGCATCGCCAATAATCCGGCGATCCGAAGCCTCAAAAATATTCCCAGCTTTTTCGTCGATCCCCGCGCGGTCTGGACCGAGCCTACGCAGGTCGACCTTCGGCCCGTTCTGCTGATTACCTACGCCGTCAACTACGCCGTCTCGGGGCTCCAGCCCTGGAGCTACCACGTTCTGAATCTGATCCTCCATTTTATCGCGTCGTGGCTGGTCTTCATCATTGTCCGCGATCACCTTTGGCGGTTCGAGTTTCCTCACCGCGGTGAGCCTGCCGAACCGTGGCCCGCCTCCGAGCGAGGTCCCGACGGCGCCGCGCGCATACCCGCGGCGGCGGCCGCGCTCTTTTTCGCTCTCGCGCCGCTCAATAGCCAACCCGTCAACTACATCTGGGCGCGCTCCGCTCTGCTTTGCGTCACTTTGTATCTGGGTGCCTTTCTCGCTCTGCTCAGCCGCCGCTGGATTTTGGGGTCCGCGTTGTTCGTTCTTGCGCTACTCACCAAGGCGATCGCCGTCACGCTGCCGTTGGTGTTCTTGATCCACGATTTCGTCTACCGCGACCGCAGCCGTTACCCGACGATCAAAAGCTACGCCGCCGGCTGGCGCCGGCTGAGCGCGCCTCTGGCTCTTCTCGCGGCGCTCGCCGTCGCCTATGTCGGTTACCGCAAATTCTTCTTGCCGGATTGGGCTGCGGCGACACGGCACGCGTTCGGCGTCACGCCGGCAATCTGGTTTATGAGCCAGTGGTCGGCGCTGCTTTATTACGTCCGGCTCTTTCTCTGGCCGGACGGACTGTCGGCCGATCATGATTTCCCCCTGACGACGAGCCTTCTCGCCGTCCGCGCCTGGGGCGCGCTCGCCGTCTTGCTCGCGTGGGCCGGGCTCGCTCTCGCCGCCATGAGACGCCACCCGCAAGTGACGTTCGCCACCGCGTGGTTCTTTGTCACCCTCGCGCCCGAGTCGTCGTTCGCGCCGCTGGCGGAAGTCATCAATGACCACCGGCCCTACATCGCCTCATCCCTCGGCCTCGCGGTTCTTCTCGCGTGGTCGATCGAACGCGCCGCGGTGTTTCTATTCGCGGAAAGACAAACACAACGTCAGCTCGCCTTCATTACGGTTTCCTTGATCCTTTGCGTCGCCGCGGTTCCGGTGAACCGCCACCGCACCTGGCAATGGCTCGATCCGCTTCGGATGTGGGAAGACACGACGCGTAAAAGTCCCAACAACAGCCGAGCCTGGATGAACGCGGGGCTGCAGTACATGACCCGAGGTGATCTGGTTTCGGCGCGCCGCCTTTACGAGCGCGCGAAAGAAATCAGTCCGCAGTACGCCTTCGTGCGTATGAATTTGAGCGTTCTCGAGGCGCACGAAGGAAATTTGGACAAAGCGCTTGCCGAAGCCGAGGAGGCGGTGCGGCTCCGCCCCGACCTTTCGCTGACGCACTTCTACCTGGGCCAGGCGCTCAAAAAGATGGGGCGTACGGCAGAGGCCGCCGCGGCCTACAAACACGCGATCCAGCTCGACCCGCGCTACAAAGAAGCCAAGGAGGCGCTGGCGCTCATCGAAAAATCGGATGGGCAAAGCGAGTCGGCGCTGATGGCGGCCGGCCTCTATGCTCTCAACAACCGGCGTGATCCGCAGGCCGCCGTCGTAGAGTTTCGCAAGGTTCTCGAGCGCAACCCGAAGCACTACGGCGCGACCTTCCAGCTCGCGAGAGCCCTCGATCGGGCCGGGAAACCGAAGGAAGCCCATCCCCTCTGGGAAAAAGTTCTCGCCATGGCCCAAAACTACAACGACAAAGAGACGGCCGAAACGGCGCGCGCGCGGCTGGTGCGATCCGACGTCATGCAACTTGCGCAACCAGAAACGATGAAGAAAGGCCTCGATCTTCTCTACACTCGTCGCGATGCCGACGCCGCCGCCGGTGAGTTCCGCAAGATCCTGGAGCAGAATCCCAATCACTACGGCGCGACGTTTCAGCTCGCCACGGCGCTCGATCGCGCCGGCAAAACGAAGCAAGCCCGCCCGCTGTGGGAAAAGATGCTCAAGCTGGCCGAAGCCGCCAAAGACCAAGAGACGGCAAAGACGGCTAAGGACCGCCTCGCGAGCGGGCCGTGA
- a CDS encoding NAD-dependent epimerase/dehydratase family protein, translating to MKALVTGGAGLIGSHVVDLLLKKGHEVRIFDNLEECTHMEGKPDWVPKDAEFVQGEMRSLDDVEKAVTGVDVIFHQAAYGGFAPELTKMTDVNACGTARIFEVIRAKRLNIRKIVTASSQAVYGEGKYACEKCGPCSPEPRTIAQLERAEWEVRCPTCGAPTRGIPVDEDAPLKLNSIYAISKYFEERLTLALGREWGIPSVALRYSLTYGPRQSVFNAYSGICSIFSTRLLNQAAPVIYEDGKQMRDFVFVEDVARANVLALESDAADYQVFNVGTGKGTTVMEFACLLRDAYKAKVDPVTPGEFRPVDFRHLIADNSRITALGWKPTVSVAEGVQRYAGWILSKPRPAEYFSQAAKTLKQMRIVRRVG from the coding sequence ATGAAAGCGCTCGTCACCGGCGGCGCGGGCCTGATCGGCTCTCACGTCGTCGATCTTCTGTTAAAGAAGGGCCACGAGGTGCGGATTTTCGACAACCTCGAGGAGTGCACCCATATGGAAGGGAAACCCGATTGGGTGCCGAAGGACGCCGAGTTCGTTCAAGGCGAGATGCGCAGCCTGGACGACGTCGAGAAGGCCGTCACCGGCGTCGACGTCATCTTCCACCAAGCCGCGTACGGCGGCTTCGCCCCCGAACTCACGAAGATGACCGACGTTAACGCCTGCGGGACGGCGCGTATCTTCGAGGTCATCCGCGCCAAACGGCTCAATATCCGGAAGATCGTCACCGCCTCCTCGCAAGCCGTCTATGGCGAGGGCAAGTACGCCTGTGAAAAATGCGGGCCGTGCTCGCCGGAGCCGCGCACGATCGCGCAACTGGAGCGCGCCGAATGGGAAGTGCGCTGTCCCACGTGCGGCGCTCCGACGCGCGGCATCCCCGTGGACGAGGACGCGCCGCTCAAGCTGAACAGCATTTACGCCATCTCGAAATACTTCGAAGAACGCTTGACCTTGGCGTTGGGCCGCGAGTGGGGCATCCCCTCGGTAGCGTTGCGCTATTCGCTGACCTACGGGCCGCGCCAGTCGGTCTTCAACGCCTACTCGGGCATCTGCTCGATTTTCTCCACCCGCTTGCTGAATCAGGCGGCGCCGGTCATCTACGAGGACGGCAAGCAGATGCGCGACTTTGTTTTCGTCGAAGACGTGGCGCGCGCCAACGTGCTGGCGCTGGAAAGCGACGCAGCCGACTATCAGGTGTTCAACGTCGGAACCGGCAAAGGGACAACGGTGATGGAATTTGCTTGCTTGTTGCGCGACGCCTACAAGGCCAAAGTGGATCCCGTAACGCCGGGCGAGTTTCGTCCCGTCGACTTTCGCCATCTCATAGCCGACAACTCCAGAATCACAGCGCTCGGCTGGAAGCCAACCGTCAGCGTCGCAGAGGGGGTTCAGCGTTATGCCGGCTGGATTCTCTCGAAGCCGCGGCCGGCGGAATATTTCTCGCAAGCGGCGAAAACTCTAAAACAGATGCGCATCGTGCGCCGGGTCGGTTGA
- a CDS encoding DegT/DnrJ/EryC1/StrS family aminotransferase — MRVPQVDLKAQFAFLREEVLSALDRVGQSASFILGDEVARFEEEFAAFCEVKHCVAMNSGTSALHAALLAAAVKPGDEVITTPNTFIATAEAISYTGAKPVFVDIDPASANIDPRQIERAITKATRAIVPVHLYGRPADMDAIIALAERRGVAVIEDACQAHGARFRGKRVGGFGRAAAFSFYPAKNLGAYGEGGALTTNDDKVAAAARALRNHGETSRYFHDFVGYNYRMDGFQGAILRVKLKRLDQWTARRREIARRYEKLLAGARVALPQDHPGGESVFHLFVVYVENRDAVRSALEARGVQTAIHYPRPLHMQKAYAGLGHGRGSFPNTERACERALSLPLFPEMTDEQVEYAARTLAEIVGVK; from the coding sequence ATGCGCGTTCCGCAAGTCGATCTGAAAGCGCAATTCGCCTTTCTGCGCGAAGAGGTGCTGTCGGCGCTGGACCGCGTCGGCCAGAGCGCTTCCTTTATTCTCGGCGACGAGGTGGCCAGGTTCGAGGAGGAGTTCGCCGCTTTCTGCGAAGTCAAACACTGCGTGGCGATGAACTCGGGCACGAGCGCGCTGCACGCGGCGCTGCTGGCCGCAGCGGTAAAGCCCGGAGACGAGGTGATCACCACGCCCAATACCTTCATCGCCACCGCCGAAGCTATCTCTTATACCGGGGCCAAACCCGTGTTCGTGGATATCGACCCCGCCAGCGCCAACATCGATCCGCGGCAGATCGAACGGGCCATCACCAAGGCGACCCGCGCGATCGTGCCCGTCCATCTCTACGGGCGGCCGGCGGACATGGATGCGATCATCGCGCTCGCGGAGCGCAGAGGAGTTGCCGTCATCGAGGACGCCTGCCAGGCGCACGGCGCGCGCTTCCGCGGCAAGCGCGTCGGCGGCTTCGGCCGCGCCGCCGCTTTCAGCTTCTATCCGGCGAAAAATCTCGGCGCCTACGGCGAGGGCGGCGCCCTCACGACGAACGACGACAAAGTTGCCGCGGCGGCGCGCGCGCTGCGCAATCATGGCGAGACGAGCCGCTACTTTCACGACTTCGTCGGCTACAACTATCGCATGGACGGTTTTCAGGGTGCGATCCTGCGCGTGAAGCTAAAGCGTCTCGATCAATGGACGGCGCGGCGGCGCGAGATCGCGCGCCGCTACGAAAAGCTGCTCGCGGGCGCGCGGGTGGCGCTGCCGCAAGATCATCCTGGGGGAGAAAGCGTCTTTCACCTGTTCGTCGTTTATGTCGAAAACCGCGACGCCGTCAGATCCGCGCTCGAAGCACGGGGAGTTCAGACGGCGATCCACTATCCGAGGCCGCTGCACATGCAGAAGGCTTACGCCGGGCTCGGCCATGGCCGGGGGAGCTTTCCCAATACGGAACGCGCCTGCGAGCGGGCTCTGAGCCTGCCTCTGTTTCCCGAGATGACCGACGAACAGGTCGAGTACGCGGCCCGAACCCTGGCCGAGATCGTAGGGGTGAAATGA
- a CDS encoding glycosyltransferase family 2 protein, giving the protein MTASVIAFLPVYNEEEQIGRLLERYRPVVEKKIVHEVLAVDDGSTDRTSDILRQYDYCTVITHRSHQGCGDAIRSAYRYALEKNYDIFVIMAGNGKDDPAEIERLLAPILSGQADYVQGSRFLPGGNSAGLPTHRLLAMRVFTRTFSLFLMRRYTDCTNGFRAYRAAFLRDRRLDWAQEWLGHSYEIEFYMHYQAAALRYRVREVPVSKIYRPATDGSYTKVRLRDWLTNLKPLFFLRLGLKQ; this is encoded by the coding sequence ATGACGGCCAGCGTAATCGCGTTTCTGCCGGTCTACAACGAGGAGGAACAGATCGGGCGGCTCCTCGAGCGCTATCGCCCGGTGGTGGAAAAGAAAATCGTCCACGAGGTCCTCGCGGTGGACGACGGCTCGACGGACCGCACGTCCGACATTCTGCGGCAATACGACTACTGCACCGTGATCACGCATCGCTCGCATCAGGGCTGCGGCGACGCGATTCGCTCGGCGTACCGCTATGCGCTGGAGAAGAATTACGATATTTTCGTCATCATGGCGGGAAACGGCAAGGACGACCCGGCGGAAATCGAGCGGCTGCTCGCGCCGATTCTCAGCGGCCAGGCGGATTACGTGCAAGGCTCGCGTTTTTTACCGGGGGGCAACAGCGCGGGCCTGCCGACGCACCGCTTGTTGGCCATGCGGGTATTCACCCGGACCTTCTCTCTTTTTCTCATGCGCCGCTATACGGACTGCACGAACGGGTTTCGTGCCTATCGCGCCGCCTTCCTTCGCGACCGGCGTTTGGATTGGGCGCAGGAGTGGCTTGGCCATTCTTACGAGATCGAGTTTTACATGCACTACCAAGCGGCGGCGCTAAGGTATCGGGTGAGAGAGGTGCCGGTCTCCAAGATTTACCGCCCGGCGACGGACGGCTCCTACACGAAGGTGCGGCTCAGGGACTGGCTCACCAACTTGAAACCGCTCTTTTTCTTGCGCCTGGGCTTGAAGCAATAA
- a CDS encoding acyltransferase, whose protein sequence is MRSRRRAQRPAAKYSRIAADVKLGKDVKIFAFVNLYGCEIGDGTRIGTFVEIQKGAKVGKRCKISTHAFVCEGVTIEDECFIGHHVVFINDRFPAAVNADGTLQTGADWKVIKTRVCRRASVGSGAVILCGLTIGEGAMVGAGSVVTKDVPAHTVVAGNPAVVLRTVSPASSAARIER, encoded by the coding sequence ATGAGATCCCGACGGCGCGCGCAGCGGCCTGCGGCCAAATACTCCCGCATCGCCGCCGACGTCAAGTTGGGAAAAGACGTGAAGATCTTCGCCTTCGTCAATCTTTACGGCTGTGAGATCGGCGACGGCACCAGGATCGGGACTTTCGTCGAGATCCAGAAAGGGGCAAAAGTCGGCAAGCGCTGCAAGATCTCGACGCACGCGTTTGTTTGCGAGGGCGTCACGATCGAGGACGAGTGCTTTATCGGCCACCACGTCGTCTTCATCAATGACCGGTTTCCCGCTGCCGTCAATGCCGACGGCACCCTGCAGACCGGAGCCGACTGGAAGGTCATCAAGACGCGGGTTTGCCGGCGCGCTTCCGTTGGCAGCGGCGCGGTGATACTGTGCGGTTTGACGATCGGCGAGGGCGCTATGGTCGGGGCCGGCAGCGTGGTCACCAAGGACGTGCCGGCGCACACGGTCGTGGCGGGGAACCCGGCGGTGGTGCTGCGGACGGTGTCGCCCGCTTCTTCCGCCGCGCGTATTGAGCGATGA
- a CDS encoding Gfo/Idh/MocA family oxidoreductase, giving the protein MNSQESEVDFPIPAELPTVLQVPKRTGDGQPQATRMLGLGRLKIGVIGYGYWGPNLVRNFAEVDGVEIKWCADKMAERRALVKKRYPFVNTAESADAILGDPEVGAVVIATPVTSHYLLVKRALERGKHVLVEKPMTQTVQEAEELLELADKKGLVLMVDHTFIFTGAVRKMKEILEDGKLGELYYFDSVRVNLGKFQRDIDVLWDLGPHDLSILTYLVHEAPKYVSATGADHTNSGLMDVVYMTVHYPNNFLAHLHVNWLSPVKIRQMLFGGSRRMLVYNDMEPSEKVRVYDRGIRVTTQESIYNTLIDYRMGDVWAPKLDNREALSIECEHFVECVRFNTIPRTNAAAGLTVVRLLEAASKSLGAGGARIKV; this is encoded by the coding sequence ATGAATAGTCAGGAAAGCGAGGTCGATTTCCCTATTCCGGCCGAGTTACCTACAGTCCTGCAAGTCCCCAAGCGGACCGGCGACGGCCAGCCCCAAGCGACGCGGATGCTCGGTTTAGGCCGGCTGAAAATCGGCGTGATCGGCTACGGATACTGGGGTCCGAATCTCGTCAGAAACTTCGCCGAGGTTGACGGAGTCGAAATCAAGTGGTGCGCGGACAAGATGGCCGAGCGGCGCGCGCTGGTCAAAAAGCGCTACCCTTTCGTCAACACCGCCGAAAGCGCAGACGCAATTCTCGGCGATCCCGAGGTGGGCGCCGTCGTCATCGCCACTCCGGTAACTTCGCATTATCTGCTCGTCAAGCGCGCTCTCGAAAGAGGCAAGCACGTGCTGGTCGAGAAGCCGATGACCCAGACGGTGCAGGAAGCCGAAGAGTTGCTTGAACTCGCAGATAAGAAAGGTCTTGTCTTGATGGTTGACCACACCTTCATCTTTACGGGCGCCGTGCGCAAGATGAAGGAGATCCTGGAGGACGGGAAGTTGGGAGAGCTCTACTATTTCGACTCGGTACGCGTAAACCTCGGAAAATTTCAGCGCGACATCGACGTGCTCTGGGATCTTGGACCGCACGACCTGTCGATCCTCACTTATTTGGTGCACGAAGCACCGAAATATGTTTCCGCGACGGGCGCCGATCATACCAACAGCGGCTTGATGGACGTGGTCTACATGACCGTCCATTATCCTAATAACTTTTTGGCGCACCTGCACGTTAACTGGTTATCTCCGGTCAAGATCCGCCAAATGCTCTTCGGCGGCAGCCGGCGCATGCTCGTCTACAACGACATGGAGCCCAGCGAAAAGGTCCGCGTGTACGACCGCGGCATTCGCGTGACCACACAGGAAAGCATTTACAACACCCTGATCGATTACCGGATGGGGGACGTGTGGGCGCCCAAGTTGGACAACCGTGAAGCGCTCTCGATCGAGTGCGAGCACTTCGTCGAGTGCGTCCGCTTCAACACAATCCCGCGGACCAACGCCGCCGCCGGCTTGACCGTCGTCCGCCTGTTGGAAGCCGCGTCCAAATCGTTGGGCGCGGGCGGCGCCAGGATCAAGGTATGA
- a CDS encoding SWIM zinc finger family protein — protein sequence MKASSPLAALIDRPTLRRMAGARSFERGEDYFVNGQVKAVTEHEGTITAKVQGTRPYRVKLWIEDRSLEYLCTCPVGADGAFCKHCVAVGLAWLKGSTLRLTSKGGQARLSVKGQSPPAVTMDDVRAYLLAQDKKALVDVLVDHATDDDRLRQRLLMKAAKKTSKGLDLTTYRRLIDDALDWGGFVDYRSAYEYASGIESAIDSVEELLKEGHAAAVVELMEHALKAAEEAMGSVDDSDGYMGGILERLQDLHHKACKKAKPEPEALAKRLFECELRTDYDTFYGAAETYADVLGEKGLAVYRKLAEAEWAKVPPLGPRRDDPEKYGRRFRITHIMETLARQTGDVEAVVAVKKRDLSLAYDYLEIAETYKKAGKGDLSLEWAERGVKAFPNRTDSRLREFLAEGVPPPQTPRRGDGSDLGRIHRIAGS from the coding sequence ATGAAAGCATCTTCACCTCTCGCGGCCTTAATTGACCGGCCCACTCTGCGCCGCATGGCGGGGGCGCGGTCGTTCGAGCGTGGCGAGGACTACTTCGTCAATGGACAAGTAAAGGCCGTAACCGAGCACGAGGGGACGATCACGGCAAAAGTGCAAGGAACCCGGCCTTATCGGGTCAAGCTGTGGATTGAGGACCGTAGTCTGGAATACTTGTGTACTTGTCCCGTGGGGGCGGACGGTGCGTTCTGCAAGCATTGCGTGGCGGTTGGACTCGCATGGCTCAAAGGTTCGACCTTGAGGCTCACCTCGAAAGGTGGACAGGCAAGGCTGTCGGTAAAAGGCCAATCGCCCCCGGCTGTGACCATGGACGACGTTCGCGCTTATCTTTTAGCCCAGGATAAGAAGGCGCTGGTAGATGTGCTCGTGGATCACGCGACGGACGATGACCGTCTGCGCCAGCGCCTTTTGATGAAGGCCGCAAAAAAAACCTCCAAGGGGCTCGACCTCACCACCTATCGGCGGTTGATCGATGACGCTTTGGACTGGGGCGGATTCGTTGACTACCGAAGCGCTTACGAGTACGCCAGCGGGATCGAATCGGCGATCGATTCCGTGGAGGAACTCTTGAAAGAGGGACACGCCGCGGCGGTCGTCGAGCTCATGGAACACGCTCTCAAAGCCGCCGAGGAAGCCATGGGATCGGTCGATGACTCGGACGGGTATATGGGTGGCATCCTCGAGCGGCTCCAAGATCTCCATCACAAGGCATGCAAGAAAGCCAAACCCGAGCCGGAAGCTCTGGCCAAGCGGCTCTTCGAGTGCGAGCTGCGCACGGACTATGACACCTTCTACGGCGCGGCGGAGACCTACGCGGATGTCCTCGGTGAAAAGGGTCTGGCGGTTTATCGGAAGCTGGCGGAGGCGGAATGGGCCAAAGTGCCGCCGCTCGGTCCTCGCCGCGATGATCCGGAGAAATACGGGAGACGGTTTCGGATCACGCACATCATGGAGACTCTTGCCCGGCAGACGGGCGACGTGGAGGCGGTTGTCGCCGTCAAGAAGCGCGACCTTTCCTTGGCCTACGACTATCTCGAGATCGCCGAAACCTACAAGAAGGCCGGAAAGGGCGACCTGTCGCTGGAGTGGGCGGAACGTGGAGTCAAGGCCTTTCCCAATCGGACCGATTCGCGGCTGCGCGAGTTTCTGGCCGAGGGAGTACCACCGCCGCAAACGCCACGACGAGGCGATGGCTCTGATCTGGGCCGAATTCATCGAATCGCCGGGTCTTGA